In Dysgonomonadaceae bacterium zrk40, one genomic interval encodes:
- the rlmN gene encoding 23S rRNA (adenine(2503)-C(2))-methyltransferase RlmN: MEPKQTLLGMTLAEITESVTELNLPKFTAKQIADWVYLKRVKTIDEMTNISLKNRELLTERFDVGRSEPLDIKTSVDGTRKMLFKTAGGKFIETVTIPEDDRLTICVSSQVGCRMNCDFCMTGKQGFHDNLTAGEILNQVYSVPDSEQITNLVFMGMGEPLDNWKQVKKASELLMADYGLAWSPKRITLSTIGLTANLKRFLEESKCHLAVSLHNPIPEERQAIMPIERTAPAASVISLLREHDWSHQRRLSFEYIMFDGVNDTLLYARELTKLLAGLDCRINLIRFHVIPMSNLKPSTEQNMIKFRDFLTAKGFISTIRASRGEDIFAACGMLSTAKIGKS; encoded by the coding sequence ATGGAGCCAAAACAGACCCTGCTCGGCATGACGCTCGCCGAAATCACCGAAAGCGTCACGGAACTGAATCTTCCCAAGTTTACCGCCAAACAGATTGCCGACTGGGTTTACCTGAAACGGGTGAAGACCATTGACGAGATGACAAACATATCCCTGAAAAACAGGGAACTGCTGACCGAGAGGTTCGATGTGGGCCGCTCGGAGCCGCTCGACATCAAGACATCGGTCGACGGCACCCGCAAGATGTTGTTCAAAACTGCCGGTGGCAAGTTCATCGAGACGGTCACCATCCCCGAGGACGACCGCCTCACCATCTGCGTCTCCTCACAGGTGGGCTGCCGCATGAACTGCGACTTCTGCATGACCGGCAAGCAGGGCTTCCACGACAACCTCACCGCCGGGGAGATTCTCAACCAGGTCTACTCGGTACCCGACTCGGAGCAGATCACCAACCTGGTCTTCATGGGCATGGGAGAGCCACTCGACAACTGGAAACAGGTAAAGAAGGCTTCGGAGCTGCTGATGGCCGACTATGGCCTGGCATGGAGCCCCAAGCGGATCACCCTTTCCACCATCGGCCTCACCGCCAACCTGAAACGGTTCCTCGAGGAGAGCAAGTGCCACCTGGCCGTCAGCCTCCACAACCCGATCCCGGAAGAGCGACAGGCCATCATGCCAATCGAGCGGACGGCTCCAGCCGCCTCGGTGATCAGCCTCCTGCGCGAGCACGACTGGAGCCACCAGCGCCGACTCTCGTTTGAGTACATCATGTTCGACGGGGTCAACGACACACTGCTCTACGCGCGCGAGCTGACCAAGCTGCTGGCCGGCCTCGACTGCCGCATCAATCTGATCCGCTTCCACGTGATCCCGATGAGCAACCTGAAGCCTTCCACCGAACAGAACATGATTAAGTTCCGCGATTTCCTCACCGCCAAGGGGTTCATCAGCACCATTCGTGCATCCAGGGGTGAGGACATCTTCGCCGCCTGCGGCATGCTCTCCACCGCTAAAATCGGAAAAAGCTGA
- a CDS encoding ABC transporter permease gives MFDIDRWQEIWITITHNKSRSVLTAFGVFWGMLMLVLMVGAGNALEKGMTSQIEGFATNSCFFESQQTSLPYKGFRKGRRWNMTNSDLPVIREKVPELQYISPVLFAWGQDKNVVRGEKNGSYLVKGCYPDYDMIEKSKMIYGRYVNDIDIAQKRKVCVIGERVYEVLFQEGDDPTGKLIRVNGIHFQVIGVARSTSGVSIGGQTAETVVLPFSTMQQAFNQGNIIHFLAATAKKGISVKVIQEKISEVLKQQHQIAPDDKEAVWTMNIEEQFKMFNNLGIGIAALIWIVGLGTLFAGAIGVSNIMLVTVRERTREIGIRRAMGATPLNIIGQILSESIVLTLVAGLSGIVIGVGLLRAVGIVLSQGDQFFKDPQISFGMAIASLIILVIIGTFAGYLPAQRAMLIKPVEAISEE, from the coding sequence ATGTTCGACATAGACAGATGGCAAGAGATATGGATCACCATTACGCACAACAAATCGCGTAGTGTGCTCACCGCCTTTGGCGTCTTCTGGGGGATGCTGATGCTGGTGCTGATGGTAGGAGCCGGCAATGCCCTGGAGAAAGGGATGACCTCCCAGATCGAAGGGTTTGCCACCAACTCCTGCTTTTTCGAATCGCAGCAGACCTCCCTGCCCTACAAAGGGTTCCGAAAGGGAAGAAGATGGAACATGACCAACAGCGACCTTCCGGTGATCCGGGAAAAGGTGCCGGAGCTGCAATACATCTCACCCGTACTCTTTGCCTGGGGTCAGGACAAAAATGTGGTGAGGGGTGAGAAGAACGGATCCTACCTGGTGAAGGGCTGCTATCCCGACTACGACATGATCGAGAAGAGCAAGATGATCTACGGCCGTTATGTCAACGACATCGACATCGCCCAGAAACGAAAAGTATGCGTCATCGGGGAGCGTGTCTACGAGGTGCTCTTCCAGGAAGGAGATGATCCCACCGGGAAGCTGATCCGCGTGAATGGCATCCATTTCCAGGTGATTGGTGTGGCCCGCAGCACCTCCGGTGTCAGCATCGGCGGACAGACGGCAGAGACGGTGGTGCTCCCCTTCTCCACCATGCAGCAGGCATTCAACCAGGGCAACATCATCCACTTCCTCGCCGCCACCGCGAAGAAGGGAATCTCGGTGAAGGTGATACAGGAGAAGATCTCGGAGGTGCTGAAACAGCAACATCAGATTGCACCGGACGACAAGGAAGCGGTATGGACGATGAACATCGAGGAGCAGTTCAAGATGTTTAACAACCTGGGCATCGGCATTGCCGCCTTGATATGGATCGTGGGACTGGGTACCCTCTTTGCCGGAGCCATCGGTGTGAGCAACATCATGCTTGTCACCGTGCGGGAACGAACCCGTGAGATCGGCATCCGCCGTGCCATGGGGGCCACCCCCCTCAACATCATCGGCCAGATCCTCAGCGAGAGCATCGTGCTCACCCTGGTGGCCGGCCTGAGCGGCATCGTGATCGGAGTGGGACTGCTGCGTGCCGTAGGCATCGTGCTGAGCCAGGGCGACCAGTTCTTCAAGGACCCGCAGATCTCGTTCGGCATGGCAATCGCATCGCTCATCATCCTGGTGATCATAGGCACCTTTGCCGGCTATCTGCCCGCACAGCGTGCCATGCTGATCAAGCCGGTAGAGGCCATCAGCGAAGAATAA
- a CDS encoding DUF4837 family protein: MKHVVIALSFITSLLLSSCDTAGSFMNASGSANEVLVVMDDTLWEGEAGSALFDVLNSNAKGLPQPEANFNIIQIAPENFTRTIRMARNVITPDISNIYSSSKFTADIDKYATGQVIMTIQSPDTAAFAAFVTENSQSIIDYFVTKELERNGKFLKQQISEPLSRAQQMFGINIHLPKGLTNVTEHPNFYWATNNAPQGRKDVVIYQFPYTTETVFEKDSLIAIRNRTLGEYIKGSFDSKMTTAAIYPPDYRRIEVDGIFRAELRGLWEMTTDMMGGPFVMQAFVNDNTGMVVVVETYVYAPESNKRNLMRNLEATFYTISLPQHEGVEIVS, from the coding sequence ATGAAACATGTAGTTATTGCCCTCAGTTTCATCACATCCCTGCTCCTGTCATCGTGTGACACGGCAGGCAGTTTCATGAACGCATCCGGATCGGCCAACGAGGTGCTGGTGGTGATGGATGACACCTTGTGGGAAGGGGAGGCCGGCAGCGCGCTCTTCGACGTGCTCAACAGCAACGCGAAGGGACTGCCGCAACCGGAAGCCAACTTCAACATCATTCAGATTGCTCCGGAGAACTTCACCCGCACCATTCGCATGGCGCGCAACGTGATCACCCCCGACATCTCCAACATCTACAGCAGCTCCAAGTTCACGGCCGACATCGACAAGTATGCCACCGGCCAGGTGATCATGACAATCCAGTCGCCTGACACCGCCGCCTTCGCCGCCTTCGTCACCGAGAACAGCCAGAGCATCATCGACTATTTCGTCACCAAGGAGCTGGAACGCAACGGCAAGTTTCTGAAACAGCAGATCTCCGAGCCGCTCTCGCGTGCACAACAGATGTTCGGCATCAACATCCATCTTCCCAAGGGACTGACCAACGTGACCGAGCACCCCAACTTCTACTGGGCCACCAACAACGCGCCACAGGGCCGCAAGGATGTCGTCATCTACCAGTTCCCCTACACCACCGAAACCGTCTTCGAGAAGGACTCGCTGATCGCCATCCGCAACCGCACGCTGGGAGAGTACATCAAGGGCTCCTTCGACTCCAAGATGACCACCGCCGCGATCTACCCACCCGACTACCGCCGCATTGAGGTGGATGGCATCTTCCGTGCCGAGCTGCGCGGCCTCTGGGAGATGACCACCGACATGATGGGAGGCCCCTTCGTGATGCAGGCGTTCGTGAACGACAACACCGGGATGGTGGTGGTGGTAGAGACATATGTCTATGCTCCGGAGAGCAACAAGCGCAACCTGATGCGCAACCTGGAGGCTACCTTCTACACCATCAGCCTTCCGCAGCACGAGGGTGTGGAGATCGTCTCGTAG
- a CDS encoding DUF2807 domain-containing protein, with protein sequence MKTTFLAILTMFLSMNGTSCAQTRTAKDAFEVSDFTAIEASVVANVFITQSPVTNVTAEGNEELLERLEIRMEGERLILDMEDERFWKRFGKNASKLTIRIATPTLSEIDFEGVGNITIEGVFNTPQLVINSEGVGNLTANNLECEFVKISSEGVGNTIVGGKAGKVEINSQGVGNVDARMLLAPEAVVSSQGVGNVSCYASDFLSIRSQGVGNVHYYGKPLKTDLIKDGVGKIRPGE encoded by the coding sequence ATGAAAACAACATTTCTTGCAATCCTGACAATGTTCCTGTCAATGAACGGCACCTCCTGTGCCCAGACACGTACCGCGAAAGATGCCTTTGAGGTGAGCGACTTCACCGCGATAGAGGCCTCGGTGGTGGCCAATGTCTTCATTACCCAGTCGCCCGTGACAAATGTCACCGCCGAAGGGAACGAAGAGTTGCTTGAACGGCTGGAGATTAGAATGGAAGGCGAACGGCTCATCCTCGACATGGAGGATGAACGATTCTGGAAACGATTCGGCAAGAATGCCAGTAAGCTGACAATCCGGATCGCTACCCCCACCCTTTCGGAGATCGACTTTGAAGGGGTAGGCAACATCACCATCGAAGGGGTCTTCAATACCCCGCAACTGGTGATTAACAGCGAGGGGGTGGGCAACCTCACCGCTAACAACCTGGAGTGTGAATTTGTGAAGATCAGCTCCGAGGGTGTGGGCAACACCATTGTAGGCGGCAAGGCCGGCAAGGTGGAGATCAACTCCCAGGGCGTGGGCAACGTAGATGCCCGGATGCTGCTAGCACCCGAGGCGGTAGTTTCCTCGCAGGGGGTGGGCAACGTGAGCTGCTACGCATCCGACTTCCTGAGCATACGCTCGCAGGGGGTAGGCAATGTACACTACTACGGCAAGCCGTTGAAAACAGACCTCATCAAGGACGGGGTCGGCAAAATACGGCCAGGAGAGTGA
- a CDS encoding TlpA family protein disulfide reductase, with product MTKAAILSLILILTACQLQEESKNPPMFTGVELDQGEKAIITGKISNLDVYPHVKWLEISLLDFYGNETKHSSSLAKDGMFRFEIYPITTREISFVPVEDRIMIAPGDSLYIEKDFRNITNTVFRGTNAGLNRHINAFMNQYLGRYNQPYELSFTDFRTDAKKQYDETLYKLATFEQEHNTSQTFHKWAKKQVALDYYYSLFLFPYQHTIRSKEELTDYDREIYYDFVTEFEKEVDNTMLMGSYFKTVNMFSRYIVEDYHPEFFGKKDDVTVWNKILEKLKSSSKNNYLSQFAFADFLNAMYLQAHKTEWIDSNRVMINEMITDRFLRTTLNNQYNQVKAFNANPRIYSDAVLGNNAVELSGSGSQVTDSSNIVKHILDSNPGKVVYVDIGATWCGPCMKQMPYSKLLHEELADKPVTFVYLWLDGEQEQAKRKIASLHLPGVHVALTDKEWQDIMKRFNTRSSIPYYLLFDQKGVMVDFGLHLSPGSSSTKESIQKLLTD from the coding sequence ATGACAAAAGCTGCAATACTCTCACTGATTCTCATTCTGACTGCCTGCCAACTACAGGAAGAATCCAAAAACCCGCCAATGTTTACCGGTGTGGAATTGGATCAGGGTGAAAAAGCCATTATTACCGGTAAAATAAGCAACCTTGATGTATATCCGCACGTGAAGTGGCTGGAAATATCACTTCTCGATTTTTATGGGAACGAAACAAAACACTCTTCATCTCTTGCCAAAGATGGAATGTTTCGCTTTGAAATTTACCCTATCACCACACGCGAAATATCATTTGTTCCGGTCGAAGATCGTATCATGATCGCTCCGGGCGACAGCTTGTATATTGAAAAAGATTTCCGCAACATCACCAATACCGTTTTCAGAGGAACAAACGCCGGGTTGAACAGACACATCAACGCATTCATGAACCAGTACCTGGGTCGATACAATCAACCGTATGAATTATCATTTACTGATTTCAGGACAGACGCGAAAAAGCAATACGATGAAACTCTTTATAAACTTGCCACGTTTGAACAGGAACACAACACATCGCAAACGTTTCACAAATGGGCGAAAAAACAGGTTGCTCTGGATTATTACTACTCGTTGTTCTTATTTCCCTATCAACATACAATTCGATCAAAAGAAGAACTGACGGACTATGATCGGGAAATATATTACGATTTTGTGACTGAGTTTGAAAAAGAAGTGGATAATACGATGTTGATGGGGAGCTATTTTAAAACGGTAAACATGTTTTCGAGATACATTGTAGAAGATTATCATCCTGAATTCTTTGGTAAAAAAGACGATGTGACAGTGTGGAATAAAATACTGGAGAAACTCAAATCAAGTTCGAAAAACAACTATCTGTCGCAATTTGCATTTGCAGATTTTTTGAATGCCATGTACCTGCAAGCCCATAAGACAGAATGGATCGACAGCAACCGGGTCATGATCAACGAAATGATAACCGACAGGTTTCTGCGCACTACGCTTAATAACCAATACAATCAGGTGAAGGCATTCAATGCCAATCCGCGTATTTATTCAGATGCCGTTTTAGGGAATAATGCCGTTGAACTGAGCGGATCCGGTTCGCAGGTAACCGATTCATCCAACATCGTGAAACACATTCTCGACTCCAATCCTGGAAAAGTGGTCTACGTGGATATCGGGGCAACATGGTGTGGACCCTGCATGAAACAAATGCCATACAGCAAATTGCTTCACGAGGAGCTGGCCGATAAACCGGTTACGTTTGTCTACTTGTGGCTGGACGGTGAGCAGGAACAGGCAAAAAGAAAAATAGCAAGTCTCCATCTTCCGGGTGTTCATGTAGCCCTGACCGATAAGGAATGGCAAGACATCATGAAGCGCTTTAACACAAGAAGCAGTATTCCTTATTATCTTCTATTCGATCAAAAAGGCGTAATGGTGGATTTTGGTCTCCATCTAAGTCCGGGCAGTTCCTCCACAAAAGAATCGATTCAGAAATTATTAACTGATTGA
- a CDS encoding TolC family protein, translating to MQIRQTIILALLLIGSIAPLAAQKRYTLMECIETALENNRNIKQQELNRQQREIAYSQARADLLPNLNASAGQNFVFGRSIGLDNVYQNINSSQTSFSLGANITLFDGLRMKHNIDARKAEMYASEADLEKMQDDIVMSVSTAFLQALLNKELLRIAENQLETTQADITRRQELVNSGKMARGELLEQEAQLAREELNIVQAASNLKLALLDLAQIMELETFDDFDVTAPPAESLISESTLLASEAVYESALQNRPIIRSMQYRIESSEKEKLMARSQYFPTLSFGANMGTGYYNMSGRNNDAFSTQLRNNMSNSLGFNLRIPIFNKFQVRNNIHSADLAIANTRLEMDKTKLELRKQIEQAYYNAVGAKSRWDAAKKSVEASNEAYRFAEEKHESGRANTYELTLAKNNQTQALGEEAQAKYEYAFRLKILELLKD from the coding sequence ATGCAGATCAGACAAACAATCATCCTAGCCCTGCTGCTCATCGGATCCATCGCTCCCCTCGCCGCACAGAAGCGTTACACGCTGATGGAATGCATCGAGACAGCACTTGAGAACAACCGCAACATCAAACAGCAGGAGCTGAACCGCCAGCAGCGTGAGATCGCTTACAGCCAGGCGCGTGCCGACCTGTTACCGAACCTCAATGCCTCTGCGGGACAGAACTTCGTCTTTGGCCGCTCCATCGGTCTCGACAATGTCTACCAGAACATCAATTCATCACAGACAAGCTTCAGCCTGGGTGCGAACATCACCCTCTTCGACGGGTTACGCATGAAGCACAACATCGACGCCCGTAAGGCTGAGATGTATGCCTCCGAGGCGGACCTGGAAAAGATGCAGGACGACATCGTGATGAGCGTCTCCACTGCCTTCCTGCAGGCCCTCCTCAACAAGGAGCTGCTCCGCATCGCCGAGAATCAGTTGGAGACCACACAGGCCGACATCACCCGCCGCCAGGAGCTGGTGAACAGTGGCAAGATGGCACGGGGCGAGCTGTTGGAACAGGAAGCACAACTAGCAAGGGAGGAACTCAACATAGTACAGGCGGCCAGCAATCTTAAACTGGCACTGCTCGATCTGGCACAGATCATGGAGCTGGAAACGTTCGATGATTTCGATGTGACAGCCCCGCCCGCCGAGTCGCTTATCAGCGAATCCACCTTGCTTGCCTCCGAAGCGGTCTATGAGAGTGCACTACAGAACCGCCCCATCATACGGAGCATGCAGTACCGTATTGAAAGCAGCGAAAAAGAAAAGCTGATGGCCCGGTCGCAGTACTTCCCCACCCTCTCTTTTGGCGCCAACATGGGAACCGGTTATTACAACATGAGCGGACGCAACAACGATGCCTTCAGCACGCAGCTGCGCAACAACATGAGCAATTCGCTCGGCTTCAACCTGCGGATTCCCATATTCAACAAGTTTCAGGTCAGGAACAACATCCACAGTGCCGATCTGGCTATTGCCAATACACGCCTGGAGATGGACAAGACAAAGCTGGAGCTACGCAAGCAGATCGAACAGGCCTATTACAATGCTGTGGGAGCCAAAAGCCGTTGGGATGCCGCCAAAAAATCGGTTGAGGCCAGTAACGAAGCCTATCGCTTTGCCGAAGAGAAGCATGAGAGTGGCCGTGCCAACACCTATGAGCTGACGCTGGCCAAAAACAACCAGACACAAGCCCTGGGCGAAGAGGCACAGGCCAAGTATGAGTATGCGTTCCGGTTGAAGATCCTGGAACTGTTAAAAGATTGA
- a CDS encoding efflux RND transporter periplasmic adaptor subunit: protein MKRILRIAGFVLLGLLVLSTFVFLWQKSRPKTVNYNIETAVKGDVEKRTVATGKVEPRNEILIKPQMSGIIAEVFKEAGEKVQAGDIIARIQVVPDMVNLSSAESRVQRAQLAADQSKANYERDRKLYDNEVISREEFEKVELQYKNDQEELRAANDNLSLVRTGITQSSAKTSNTLVRSTVSGTILDVPVKAGNSVIQSNNFNDGTTVASVANLSDMLFVGKIDETEVGKLVTGMPMEITIGAIQDLKIPATLEYVSPKGVEESGAILFEMKAALKLPDSIFIRAGYSANADIILDKRSQVITIAESAVEFSGDSTFVHLLTSEKPQAFERKQIEIGLSDGIHIEVKEGLNENDKVRGSEIIEQK, encoded by the coding sequence ATGAAACGAATTTTGAGAATTGCAGGTTTTGTACTGTTGGGATTGCTGGTCCTCTCCACCTTTGTCTTTCTCTGGCAGAAATCACGCCCTAAGACAGTGAACTACAACATCGAGACCGCCGTAAAGGGCGATGTGGAGAAGCGGACGGTGGCCACCGGCAAGGTGGAGCCGCGCAACGAGATCCTCATCAAGCCCCAGATGTCGGGCATCATTGCCGAAGTGTTCAAAGAGGCTGGTGAGAAGGTGCAGGCCGGCGACATCATCGCCCGCATCCAGGTAGTACCCGACATGGTGAACCTGAGCAGCGCCGAGTCGCGTGTGCAGCGGGCACAGCTGGCTGCCGACCAGAGCAAGGCCAACTATGAGCGCGACAGGAAGCTCTACGACAACGAGGTGATCTCACGCGAGGAGTTCGAGAAGGTAGAGCTGCAATACAAGAACGATCAGGAGGAGCTGCGCGCAGCCAACGACAACCTGAGCCTTGTCCGCACCGGTATCACCCAGAGCTCGGCCAAGACCAGCAACACGCTGGTGCGCTCCACCGTGAGCGGTACCATCCTCGACGTGCCGGTCAAGGCGGGCAACTCGGTGATCCAGTCCAACAACTTCAACGATGGCACCACTGTGGCCTCTGTGGCCAACCTGAGCGACATGCTCTTCGTAGGTAAGATCGATGAAACCGAAGTGGGGAAACTCGTCACCGGCATGCCCATGGAGATCACCATCGGCGCCATACAGGACCTGAAGATACCCGCCACGCTCGAATATGTATCGCCCAAGGGCGTGGAGGAGAGCGGTGCCATCCTCTTCGAAATGAAAGCCGCCCTGAAGCTGCCCGACAGCATCTTCATCCGCGCCGGCTACAGTGCCAACGCCGACATCATCCTCGACAAGCGCTCACAAGTGATCACCATCGCCGAGAGTGCCGTGGAATTCAGCGGCGACTCCACCTTCGTCCACCTGTTGACAAGCGAGAAACCTCAAGCCTTTGAGCGGAAACAGATAGAGATCGGTCTCTCCGACGGCATCCACATCGAGGTGAAAGAGGGATTGAATGAGAACGACAAGGTGCGTGGCAGCGAGATCATCGAACAAAAATAA
- a CDS encoding alpha/beta hydrolase — translation MRHIALLLFFLLSTLVVQSQEQPVLLFPNGAPGETVKLKQLDDLSGKKVAGCPVLRISNVDEPTLTFYPAPADRNSGVTIVVNPGGAYNILAYNLEGSEICKRFNSFGINCVLVKYRVPRREGLEKHAAPLQDLQRAIAYTRAHAEEWGIDANRIGVMGFSAGAHLSAVASTNYTERTYPKVDAFDEVSLRPDFTILVYPAYLSGEHFSIAPELKVDANTPPTILIQTQDDKNYINSSLFYYYALKEANVPAALHLYPSGGHGYGLRNTGHTVNEWPFRVLSWLRDIEMMKE, via the coding sequence ATGCGACATATTGCTTTACTTCTTTTCTTTTTGCTTTCAACCCTGGTAGTTCAATCGCAGGAACAGCCTGTGTTACTGTTCCCCAATGGTGCTCCCGGTGAAACGGTGAAGTTGAAACAGCTGGACGACCTGAGCGGCAAGAAGGTTGCCGGCTGTCCGGTGCTGCGCATCAGCAATGTGGATGAACCAACCCTTACGTTCTATCCGGCACCCGCCGACAGGAATAGTGGTGTGACGATTGTTGTGAACCCTGGTGGGGCATACAATATTCTTGCTTACAATCTGGAAGGGTCTGAGATATGCAAACGATTCAATAGCTTCGGCATCAACTGTGTGCTGGTGAAATACCGTGTGCCGCGTCGTGAGGGGTTGGAGAAACATGCCGCTCCTTTGCAGGACCTGCAGCGAGCCATCGCCTACACCCGTGCACATGCTGAGGAGTGGGGGATTGATGCAAACAGGATTGGCGTAATGGGCTTTTCGGCGGGTGCACACCTCTCCGCCGTGGCCAGCACGAACTATACAGAGCGCACCTATCCCAAAGTGGATGCCTTTGACGAGGTCAGTCTCCGTCCCGACTTCACCATCTTGGTCTACCCGGCCTATCTCTCCGGTGAACATTTCTCAATCGCCCCCGAGCTGAAAGTTGATGCCAATACACCTCCTACCATTCTGATCCAGACGCAGGACGATAAGAATTATATCAACAGTAGCCTGTTTTATTATTACGCCCTCAAAGAGGCAAACGTACCAGCCGCGCTGCACCTCTATCCCTCCGGTGGGCATGGTTACGGGTTGCGCAACACCGGCCACACAGTGAACGAGTGGCCCTTCAGGGTGCTCTCCTGGCTGCGCGATATCGAGATGATGAAAGAATAA
- the pdxA gene encoding 4-hydroxythreonine-4-phosphate dehydrogenase PdxA, translating to MSDSLKVGITHGDVNGIGYEILLKTFSDARMLELCQPVIYGSSRSASWHRKAFDGEAVNFHIISRAEEAQEGKVNLVNCVKEEIRIELGTATAEAGESAYIALDQATRDLEEGKIDLLVTLPINKDTIQNDQFRFPGHTEFLEERFAKKGEKAMMILASEMMKVALVTTHLPLSEVPGRLTKEGILEQLKALDHTLKRDYLIELPRIAVLGLNPHAGENGLLGKEELEIIAPAVKEAQDQWILCGGPYPADGFFGSGRFKQFDAILAMYHDQGLIPFKTLAMEGGVNFTAGLPIVRTSPDHGTAYDIAGKNQASEESFRQAIYMAIDIYRNRQFYDEARKNPLKKMFFDRGRDDEKIDLTKEE from the coding sequence ATGTCAGATAGTTTGAAAGTGGGCATCACCCATGGTGATGTCAATGGTATTGGATACGAGATCCTGTTGAAGACCTTCTCCGACGCACGGATGCTCGAACTCTGTCAGCCGGTGATCTACGGATCCTCCCGGTCGGCATCATGGCACCGCAAGGCGTTCGACGGCGAAGCGGTCAACTTCCACATCATCTCCCGTGCCGAAGAGGCTCAGGAGGGAAAGGTGAACCTGGTGAACTGCGTGAAGGAGGAGATCCGCATCGAGTTGGGCACGGCAACAGCCGAGGCGGGAGAGTCGGCCTACATCGCGCTCGACCAGGCCACACGCGACCTGGAGGAGGGTAAGATAGACCTGCTGGTCACCCTGCCCATCAACAAGGATACCATCCAGAACGATCAGTTCCGCTTCCCCGGACATACCGAGTTCCTGGAAGAACGCTTTGCCAAAAAGGGTGAGAAGGCGATGATGATCCTGGCATCGGAGATGATGAAGGTTGCACTGGTGACCACCCACCTCCCCCTCTCGGAGGTGCCCGGGCGTCTCACCAAGGAGGGGATCCTGGAGCAGCTGAAGGCGCTCGATCACACCCTGAAGCGCGACTACCTCATAGAGCTGCCCCGCATCGCTGTGCTGGGCCTCAACCCCCATGCCGGTGAGAACGGGCTGCTGGGTAAAGAGGAGCTGGAGATCATCGCCCCGGCGGTGAAGGAGGCGCAGGACCAGTGGATTCTCTGTGGCGGCCCCTACCCTGCCGACGGCTTCTTCGGTTCGGGACGCTTCAAGCAGTTCGATGCCATCCTGGCGATGTACCACGACCAGGGGCTGATACCCTTCAAGACACTCGCCATGGAGGGGGGTGTCAACTTCACCGCGGGCCTCCCCATCGTGCGCACCTCACCCGATCATGGCACCGCGTACGACATTGCCGGCAAGAACCAGGCCTCGGAGGAGTCGTTCCGCCAGGCTATCTACATGGCCATCGACATCTATCGCAACCGTCAGTTCTACGACGAGGCGCGGAAGAACCCGCTGAAGAAGATGTTCTTCGACCGCGGTCGCGACGACGAGAAGATAGACCTGACGAAAGAGGAGTAA